In the genome of Qipengyuania seohaensis, one region contains:
- a CDS encoding polyhydroxyalkanoic acid system family protein, with amino-acid sequence MRVPISHDLPKEEVRHRLSSRSHEIADVVPGGMAEVDVSWPDEDTMAVNVVTMGQSLNSRVLIEDKQVVFEVDLPMALSFVKPMIESAIRSKGEKLLSAPKT; translated from the coding sequence ATGCGCGTCCCGATCTCCCACGATCTTCCCAAGGAAGAAGTGCGCCACCGCCTTTCCAGCCGCAGCCACGAAATCGCCGATGTCGTGCCGGGCGGCATGGCGGAAGTCGACGTGTCCTGGCCTGACGAAGACACCATGGCGGTGAACGTCGTCACCATGGGACAATCGCTGAATTCGCGGGTCCTGATCGAGGACAAGCAAGTGGTGTTCGAAGTCGACCTGCCGATGGCCCTGAGCTTCGTGAAACCGATGATCGAGAGCGCGATCCGCTCCAAGGGTGAAAAGCTGCTAAGCGCTCCTAAAACCTGA
- a CDS encoding biliverdin-producing heme oxygenase, producing the protein MRQRLRAATAPLHDRLDDAMGALPVGDDSSFARFLTIQYASRRYLDAGFSDYRPVQIGAPPSQLDLIARDLEVLGGAPAQIAGGASFESTAAALGAAWVLAGSSMGNRAMLAQRRKLGLGHADAFLADPRMPDYFQSLLPLLAGDFDTLEQDRMIDGATLAFTTFLDVLARTELKEAA; encoded by the coding sequence TTGAGACAAAGACTACGCGCGGCCACGGCCCCGCTGCACGACCGACTAGACGACGCGATGGGTGCTCTGCCCGTCGGTGATGACAGTTCTTTTGCGCGGTTCCTCACCATTCAATACGCCAGCCGGCGCTATCTCGACGCGGGTTTCTCCGATTACCGGCCCGTGCAGATCGGCGCTCCTCCTTCGCAACTCGACCTGATTGCGCGCGATCTCGAGGTGCTCGGTGGTGCCCCGGCGCAAATTGCGGGAGGCGCCTCATTCGAATCGACAGCTGCGGCGTTGGGCGCGGCCTGGGTCCTTGCGGGTTCGTCCATGGGAAATCGCGCTATGCTGGCCCAGCGACGCAAGCTCGGCCTCGGCCATGCGGACGCCTTTCTCGCCGACCCGCGGATGCCTGACTATTTCCAATCTCTCCTGCCATTGCTAGCGGGCGATTTCGACACTCTTGAGCAAGACCGGATGATCGATGGCGCGACCCTCGCCTTCACGACCTTCCTGGATGTGCTTGCCCGAACCGAATTGAAAGAAGCCGCATGA
- a CDS encoding HWE histidine kinase domain-containing protein, with protein MSAPDYQVDLTNCDREPIHQLGRIQSFGALVAVNTDWLVSQRSANLEEMLGLDEEIEIGSRLGDALAGPAIDQLRSAVSGIIDNNQIERLFGLDLRGDGTLFDCALHCSGPYSVIEIERHKQGDISRQLGLLRPAMQRLEKLDDLDTLLEEAARQVRTTLHMDRVMVYRFHGDLSGEVVAESARGDLEKFHGLRYPKSDIPAQARELYVRNRFRIISDVNDEPVAIEPGMTAEGAPLDLSMSTLRAVSPIHIEYLRNMGVEASLSISIVIGGKLWGLFACHHYCPKFLPYSQRTAAELYSEMVSLLIERALNKKHGQLRDRGREVHDRLMRDIVAGQSLLQSLPTLDPVIGQIIPHDGISIFVDDIYKLSGKGPNEEEFRALVKSLNAAATSRVLAVDELPARFPRAERFADRAVGALIIPVSRSPRDYLVLWRSSLAQVVTWAGNPDKPVEMGPNGARLTPRKSFEAWQETVEGKSNPWTEGELQMADQLRVSLLEIILRLTDKDLEERRKAQAHQELLIAELNHRVRNILNLIRGLINQSRGDARDIETFTEIIGGRVSALALAHDNITKGNWSSAPLGELIDSEAKAYLAGKTDRLRVRGPEAQINPEAYTVLALVLHEMITNSAKYGSLSDSTGLLEITTRRDYDDSLVIDWTESQGPPVKPPSRRGFGSTIIERSIPHELGGEARVDYKLSGVEASFRVPDRFVEWDGAAEATSGPADSEADGISNSETDSDTKPAPGSVLLVEDSMIIALDAEDCLKELGVAQVRVESSVAGAMEALAKNEFEAAILDYNLGGENSEAIAKELAGRGTPFWMATGYGEMKDRVEELGARGLLTKPYGKKELEKLLSDLAAG; from the coding sequence ATGAGCGCCCCCGATTACCAGGTCGATCTGACCAATTGCGATCGTGAACCGATCCACCAGCTCGGGCGCATCCAGAGTTTCGGCGCGCTTGTCGCCGTCAACACCGATTGGCTGGTCTCCCAACGATCGGCGAACCTTGAAGAGATGCTCGGGCTCGACGAGGAGATCGAGATCGGCAGCCGGCTCGGCGATGCGCTGGCCGGCCCGGCAATCGACCAATTGCGCAGCGCGGTTAGCGGGATCATCGACAACAACCAGATCGAACGCTTGTTCGGCCTCGACCTGCGCGGCGACGGCACGCTGTTTGATTGTGCCCTGCATTGCTCCGGCCCCTATTCGGTCATCGAGATAGAGCGGCACAAGCAAGGCGACATCAGCCGCCAGCTTGGCCTCCTGCGCCCTGCCATGCAGCGCCTCGAAAAGCTGGACGACCTAGACACCTTGCTGGAAGAGGCCGCGCGCCAGGTGCGCACGACGCTGCACATGGACCGGGTCATGGTCTACCGGTTCCACGGCGATCTTTCCGGCGAAGTTGTGGCAGAATCGGCGCGCGGCGATCTCGAGAAATTCCACGGCCTTCGCTATCCCAAGTCGGACATTCCCGCCCAGGCGCGCGAACTCTATGTGCGCAATCGTTTTCGCATCATCAGCGACGTAAACGACGAGCCGGTCGCGATTGAACCCGGAATGACCGCAGAAGGTGCGCCGCTCGACCTGTCTATGAGCACATTGCGTGCCGTCTCGCCCATCCACATAGAGTATCTGCGCAACATGGGCGTCGAGGCTTCGCTCTCTATCTCGATCGTAATCGGCGGAAAGCTGTGGGGCCTGTTCGCCTGCCATCATTATTGCCCCAAGTTCCTTCCCTATTCGCAGCGCACCGCCGCCGAACTCTATTCCGAAATGGTATCGCTGCTGATCGAGCGCGCGCTCAACAAGAAACATGGGCAGCTCCGCGATCGCGGGCGCGAGGTGCATGACCGGCTGATGCGCGATATCGTCGCCGGGCAAAGCCTGTTGCAAAGCCTCCCGACCCTCGATCCGGTGATCGGTCAGATCATTCCGCATGACGGAATCAGCATCTTCGTCGACGATATCTACAAATTGAGCGGCAAGGGCCCGAACGAGGAAGAATTCCGGGCGCTCGTCAAATCCCTGAACGCGGCGGCCACCAGCCGGGTATTGGCGGTGGACGAGCTACCGGCTCGCTTCCCCCGCGCCGAGCGGTTTGCAGACCGCGCTGTGGGAGCCTTGATCATCCCCGTATCGCGCTCGCCGCGCGACTATCTCGTGCTTTGGCGCTCCAGCCTCGCTCAGGTCGTCACCTGGGCGGGCAATCCCGACAAGCCGGTCGAAATGGGTCCGAACGGTGCGCGCCTGACCCCGCGCAAGAGCTTTGAAGCGTGGCAGGAAACGGTCGAAGGCAAAAGCAACCCCTGGACCGAAGGCGAATTACAGATGGCAGACCAGCTGCGCGTAAGCCTGCTGGAAATCATCCTGCGCCTGACCGACAAGGACCTGGAAGAACGGCGCAAGGCGCAAGCGCATCAGGAATTGCTGATCGCGGAACTCAACCACCGCGTGCGCAACATCCTCAACCTGATCCGCGGCCTGATCAACCAGTCGCGCGGCGATGCACGCGATATCGAGACTTTTACCGAGATAATCGGTGGTCGGGTTTCCGCGTTGGCGCTCGCACACGACAATATCACCAAGGGCAATTGGTCATCGGCGCCGCTCGGCGAATTGATCGACAGCGAGGCGAAGGCGTACCTAGCAGGGAAAACCGACCGCCTGCGTGTGAGAGGCCCCGAGGCCCAGATCAACCCTGAAGCCTATACGGTGCTCGCCCTCGTCCTCCATGAGATGATCACGAACTCGGCCAAATACGGAAGCTTGAGCGACAGCACCGGCCTGCTCGAGATCACCACGCGGCGCGACTACGACGATTCGCTCGTAATCGACTGGACGGAAAGCCAGGGCCCGCCAGTGAAGCCCCCGTCCCGGCGCGGCTTCGGATCCACCATCATCGAGCGGTCGATTCCGCACGAATTAGGCGGCGAGGCCCGGGTTGATTACAAGCTTAGCGGGGTCGAAGCGAGTTTCCGGGTTCCCGACCGTTTCGTCGAGTGGGACGGGGCTGCAGAGGCCACTAGCGGACCTGCGGACAGCGAAGCGGATGGTATTTCAAACTCCGAAACAGACAGCGACACAAAGCCTGCCCCCGGCAGCGTGCTGCTGGTCGAAGACAGCATGATCATCGCCCTCGATGCCGAAGATTGCCTCAAGGAACTCGGCGTGGCGCAGGTACGCGTGGAAAGTTCGGTCGCAGGCGCAATGGAGGCGCTGGCGAAAAACGAATTCGAAGCCGCCATACTCGACTACAATCTGGGCGGCGAGAACAGCGAGGCAATCGCCAAAGAGCTGGCTGGACGCGGGACTCCGTTCTGGATGGCTACCGGCTATGGCGAAATGAAGGACCGCGTCGAAGAGCTGGGCGCGCGGGGGCTCTTGACCAAGCCTTATGGCAAGAAAGAGCTCGAAAAGCTGCTGTCCGATCTTGCGGCCGGCTGA
- a CDS encoding energy transducer TonB has product MSEAHSRFSTQKRRPNGWVILLILLIHIGIFYALIRSLAPGVVATVEREVVSAFTVTVTAPPEETPEVEPEPDEGAQGDPGREAVPQPVTAPTPKQQVREDRPVPRASSTGTATDSGATDSGTGTGAAGSGLGTGAGRGGGGQGGVAATKPVLVRAITDASAFPIPPGGREARIGKSVIVKLRVSAEGRATSCSVYRPSPFPETDAKVCDLALQQLRFEPARNAEGQPVAAPFYYQQRFFN; this is encoded by the coding sequence ATGAGCGAAGCACACTCCCGGTTCAGCACCCAAAAGAGACGGCCCAACGGCTGGGTTATCCTGCTTATATTGCTGATTCACATCGGTATCTTCTACGCACTGATACGTAGCCTCGCGCCCGGCGTTGTCGCCACCGTGGAACGTGAAGTTGTCTCCGCCTTCACGGTGACCGTCACGGCGCCGCCCGAAGAAACGCCGGAAGTCGAACCCGAGCCCGATGAGGGAGCACAGGGCGATCCCGGTCGCGAAGCAGTGCCCCAACCGGTCACTGCCCCGACCCCCAAGCAACAGGTTCGGGAAGATCGTCCTGTCCCGCGTGCATCGTCGACCGGTACGGCGACCGATTCAGGCGCAACCGATAGCGGTACCGGGACTGGCGCGGCGGGGAGCGGCCTCGGAACAGGTGCTGGCCGCGGCGGCGGCGGGCAGGGCGGTGTGGCCGCAACCAAGCCTGTCCTCGTGCGGGCCATCACAGATGCCAGCGCTTTCCCCATACCGCCTGGCGGTCGGGAAGCGCGCATCGGCAAGTCGGTCATCGTCAAGCTGCGGGTTTCGGCAGAAGGCCGCGCCACGAGCTGTTCAGTCTACCGGCCGAGTCCGTTTCCCGAGACCGATGCGAAAGTGTGCGACCTCGCGCTTCAACAGCTGCGGTTTGAACCTGCGCGCAACGCCGAGGGGCAGCCGGTTGCCGCGCCCTTTTATTACCAGCAGCGGTTCTTCAACTAG
- a CDS encoding ATP-binding protein, whose translation MPNLRGDADIASLPTRADFLNRSVLPDRKSLIASIVGFAVFGVLAFISIELTRGDGRIAVVWLPNALAVAALLRLNVRNEQTVLLALFASNLTANLFVGDPFSTAAILSTANLVEIVIALHLVRKFASAHPTMDDISDLLWFVLGAGLIAPLASATVASLALAGGNITSLSGVLQWAASDSLSMVIIAPAVLVAWDALSEPRWPTRREAAEWIGLTMVGTSVTLMVFIQTSYPLLFLVPPIIICHAFRLGALGTAFSVMKVATIAILATQLGTGPINLLTMPLHAQLLVLEAFLASSVLVGFPVAAILSTRKRLTDEIVSRRKQLALLTENITDAILRYDLHGVCTYASPSVARVLGAPPTDFLGMTTGERVHPEARDKVARAEERLLSGKSRSERFTYRRFLDGIDGEPVYIEADCAIAYDHATGDKEGIVVSARDVTERVELEGKLKRAMRHAENAARAKAQFLANMSHEIRTPMNGVLGFADLLTRMKLDPDAERYADLIARSGRSMMMLLNDILDISKIESGQLVINYETFDLPRLVEDCARLHMAGANQKGIELTVSCPDDIPTHIQSDPLRLRQVLLNLIGNAVKFTQNGAVSVSVLQDGAQLAISVEDSGIGIDPKRFENIFDPFIQEESSTTRRFGGTGLGLSISRQLAELLGGNLTVDSMPGVGSRFTLRIPLQEVDIDQVVGDTPERRAANRLAPPPSASVLLAEDHDVNRMLVTAMLEELGQRVTVAHDGAEAVKMTLDAAQSEAPFDLVLMDIQMPGCDGYTATHTIRKNGVSCNQLPIIALTANAFPEDIAAAQEAGMQGHLAKPLVFEELTATLARWLPVRIVTEEAGSRPVAPIKASERKPSAELLERWRERRSEALAAVTAAVEQDILEGMHVEELARTVHKLAGTAGMFGEEALGKKAAALERALRSGVEPIVRRKLAEELLATA comes from the coding sequence TTGCCGAACCTACGAGGAGATGCTGATATCGCAAGTCTTCCTACGAGAGCCGATTTCCTCAATCGATCCGTCCTGCCCGATCGAAAAAGCCTGATCGCGTCTATCGTCGGCTTCGCCGTCTTTGGCGTACTTGCTTTTATCAGCATCGAACTGACGCGCGGAGACGGCCGCATTGCAGTGGTCTGGTTGCCGAACGCCCTGGCCGTGGCTGCATTGCTGCGCTTGAATGTCCGGAATGAACAAACCGTCCTGTTGGCGCTGTTCGCCAGCAATCTCACCGCCAATCTGTTTGTCGGCGACCCATTTTCGACTGCTGCCATCCTGTCGACCGCGAACTTGGTCGAAATTGTCATCGCCCTGCACCTGGTCCGCAAATTCGCCAGCGCGCACCCGACGATGGACGATATCAGCGACTTGCTCTGGTTCGTGCTGGGCGCCGGCCTGATTGCACCGCTGGCTTCTGCAACGGTTGCATCACTCGCGCTCGCCGGGGGCAATATAACATCGCTGTCCGGCGTGCTGCAGTGGGCAGCATCCGATTCGCTGTCGATGGTAATTATCGCTCCTGCGGTCCTCGTCGCGTGGGACGCACTGTCCGAACCGCGCTGGCCCACACGCAGGGAAGCGGCGGAATGGATTGGGCTTACGATGGTGGGCACTTCGGTCACCTTGATGGTGTTTATCCAAACCTCCTACCCGCTCCTCTTCCTCGTCCCGCCGATTATCATCTGCCATGCCTTCCGATTGGGTGCGCTCGGGACGGCTTTCTCCGTAATGAAAGTCGCGACGATAGCTATTCTGGCCACGCAACTGGGGACGGGTCCGATCAATCTGCTGACCATGCCCCTCCATGCCCAGTTGCTCGTCCTTGAGGCCTTCCTCGCATCGTCGGTTCTGGTGGGCTTCCCGGTCGCCGCAATCCTTTCCACACGCAAGCGACTGACCGACGAGATTGTCTCCAGACGCAAGCAGCTGGCCCTGCTTACCGAAAATATAACCGACGCCATCCTGCGCTATGATCTTCATGGCGTGTGCACCTATGCCTCGCCCTCCGTCGCACGGGTTCTGGGCGCTCCACCGACCGATTTCCTCGGCATGACTACGGGGGAGAGGGTGCACCCCGAAGCGCGCGACAAGGTCGCCCGGGCCGAGGAACGACTTCTTTCCGGAAAAAGTCGCAGCGAGCGCTTCACCTACCGGCGATTCCTGGACGGCATCGATGGAGAGCCCGTCTACATCGAAGCCGACTGCGCTATCGCCTACGACCACGCCACGGGCGACAAGGAGGGCATCGTCGTCTCCGCCCGTGACGTAACCGAACGCGTGGAGCTGGAAGGGAAGCTGAAGCGGGCCATGCGCCACGCGGAAAACGCCGCACGCGCCAAGGCCCAGTTCCTGGCGAACATGAGCCACGAAATACGCACTCCGATGAACGGCGTCCTTGGCTTCGCCGACCTGCTGACGCGGATGAAGCTGGATCCGGATGCGGAACGGTACGCCGATCTTATCGCGCGCTCCGGCCGTTCGATGATGATGCTGCTTAACGATATTCTCGACATTTCGAAGATCGAGTCCGGCCAGCTCGTCATCAATTACGAGACGTTCGACCTGCCCCGTCTCGTGGAAGATTGCGCACGCCTCCACATGGCAGGCGCAAACCAGAAAGGCATCGAACTAACCGTCTCGTGCCCCGATGACATTCCGACGCACATACAAAGCGATCCGCTGCGTTTGCGGCAGGTCCTGCTCAACCTCATCGGCAATGCAGTCAAGTTCACCCAGAACGGCGCCGTTTCGGTAAGCGTTCTGCAAGACGGTGCGCAATTGGCAATTTCGGTCGAAGACAGCGGGATCGGCATCGATCCCAAGCGGTTCGAGAACATTTTCGATCCCTTCATTCAGGAAGAATCCAGCACCACCCGGCGGTTCGGCGGAACGGGGCTGGGCCTTTCGATTTCGCGCCAGCTTGCCGAATTGCTGGGCGGCAATCTGACGGTCGACTCCATGCCTGGCGTCGGATCGCGGTTTACGTTGCGCATCCCCTTGCAGGAAGTCGACATCGATCAGGTGGTAGGTGATACACCGGAGAGACGCGCCGCAAACAGGCTTGCGCCACCGCCTTCGGCCAGCGTGCTTCTGGCAGAAGATCACGATGTAAACCGGATGCTGGTGACGGCCATGCTTGAGGAGTTGGGGCAGCGCGTAACCGTGGCACACGATGGCGCGGAAGCCGTGAAAATGACCCTCGATGCGGCGCAGAGCGAAGCGCCCTTCGATCTTGTCCTGATGGATATCCAGATGCCGGGCTGCGACGGCTACACCGCCACACATACAATTCGCAAGAACGGGGTTTCGTGCAACCAGCTTCCGATCATTGCGCTCACCGCCAACGCTTTCCCGGAGGACATCGCCGCCGCACAGGAGGCCGGAATGCAAGGTCATCTTGCAAAGCCACTCGTCTTCGAGGAATTGACCGCAACCCTCGCCCGGTGGCTGCCCGTGCGCATCGTGACAGAAGAAGCCGGAAGCCGGCCCGTAGCGCCTATCAAGGCGTCCGAGAGGAAACCTTCCGCAGAACTGCTGGAGCGCTGGAGGGAGCGGCGGTCGGAAGCTCTGGCGGCTGTAACTGCCGCGGTCGAGCAGGACATCCTCGAAGGTATGCATGTCGAAGAGCTGGCGAGAACCGTGCACAAACTCGCCGGGACCGCCGGCATGTTTGGCGAAGAAGCGTTGGGCAAGAAGGCTGCTGCGCTCGAACGGGCGCTGCGTTCGGGCGTCGAACCGATCGTACGGCGCAAACTAGCCGAAGAATTGCTGGCCACCGCCTGA
- a CDS encoding TonB-dependent receptor, producing the protein MKFKYLLAASAVSLTATAGMVAAPAAAQEVTSAIQGVVTTETGDPVPGAEVVLTDTRTGRETRVQTTASGSFSFRNLEVGGPFTVVANAAGYQGEQAEGVFVTLSDTASLRFELASATAVESEDVIIVTAQSIMTSPRALGPGSAFGLEVLEEQPSLNRDIRDVIQTDPRVVLDSSFPDSSSNRGTVSCLGASTRVNSLTVDGVRQDDGFGLNDSGFPSESQPFPFEALSAVSVEFAPFDVQYGLFSGCNINVVTKSGTNEFHGGAFFYYNDDSLVGNTVDGEEVSLGTFETKKYGAYVGGPIIRDRLFFHMTYDREDGTAGLDDGPAGSGFTNEADEITQAEIAEIQQIMQDVYGYEAGTILSSIPRSTERFLARLDANISDDHRVAFNYQRTREDFVTPQNTNARFNELGLSSNYYQSGNEIDSYSLRFFSDWSDNFSTEVRLSRIENKDLQDSLNGVDFQQFEVVTPSGGSVFLGPDSFRQANDLRTKTTQAKVAGFLTAGDHTFTIGGEYDNFDVFNLFIQDANGTAVFDSFDALRNQTPDDFDFRGSPTGNRDDAAAIFDRSIFSFYIQDEWLATPALTLQAGLRYDFYDGNGRPVYNETFVERYGFSNSNAFDKLDVLQPRFGFRYDAGNLGLAGDTVIRGGVGIFSGGDPSVIFSNSFTNNGVALDDIDERDLPDGFTTDGFSPPTGAQALLVAGDGEVNAIDPDFEIPRFLRANLGFDHIFDFGPRLMLDYIYSKSYDPLFVQDLTLAQTGTAPDGRPLYRQVDFSDPDCATNPGVSSVCRGRFTSDYLLTNGEGGEAHVFSASLSDRWYQDNGPLGIGGSWTLAYSFQDATEIQPLTSSRAVSNYGNFSKIDVNNPEAGNANASRAHNAIFRLNLEKDFFGENTTDLTFFLKYRSGQPYSYNFDTSVARGFFCSDGTDINPFGDSRCFEDRVLLYVPAEGDANVTYADGFDLEAFNSFIAESGLDEYRGQIVGRNEFRSDDYWDLDLRLSQELPGFFGSDRFKFIFDVENALNLINSSWNTLRQVGFEYNQPVVATTIDPVTGNYVFESFDDPRDPDTGEIEQRAARSPSVWQIQFGLTYEF; encoded by the coding sequence ATGAAGTTCAAATATCTTCTCGCGGCCAGCGCGGTCAGCCTCACGGCTACCGCTGGGATGGTCGCTGCTCCTGCTGCTGCGCAGGAAGTTACCTCGGCCATCCAGGGCGTCGTTACAACCGAAACAGGCGATCCGGTTCCGGGTGCCGAAGTCGTGTTGACCGACACGCGTACCGGTCGCGAGACCCGCGTGCAGACGACCGCCAGCGGCTCGTTCAGCTTCCGCAACCTTGAAGTCGGTGGTCCGTTCACCGTCGTTGCCAACGCGGCAGGCTATCAGGGTGAGCAAGCAGAGGGCGTCTTCGTCACGCTGTCCGACACGGCATCGCTCCGTTTCGAACTGGCATCGGCGACCGCAGTCGAAAGCGAAGACGTCATCATCGTTACTGCACAGTCGATCATGACCAGCCCCCGCGCGCTCGGCCCGGGCAGCGCCTTCGGTCTCGAAGTTCTAGAAGAACAGCCCTCGCTCAACCGCGACATCCGCGACGTCATCCAGACCGACCCCCGTGTTGTCCTTGACTCGTCCTTCCCGGACAGTTCTTCGAACCGCGGTACGGTTTCTTGCCTCGGTGCCTCGACCCGCGTGAACTCGCTGACCGTCGACGGCGTTCGCCAGGATGACGGCTTCGGCCTCAACGACTCCGGCTTCCCGAGCGAATCTCAGCCCTTCCCGTTCGAAGCACTTTCGGCCGTTTCGGTCGAATTCGCTCCGTTCGACGTCCAGTACGGTTTGTTTTCGGGTTGTAACATCAACGTTGTCACCAAGTCGGGCACCAACGAATTTCACGGCGGCGCCTTCTTCTACTATAACGACGACAGCCTCGTCGGGAACACGGTAGACGGAGAAGAGGTCAGCCTCGGAACTTTCGAGACCAAAAAATACGGCGCATACGTCGGTGGCCCGATCATCCGCGATCGCCTCTTCTTCCACATGACCTACGACCGCGAAGACGGCACTGCCGGCCTCGACGATGGTCCGGCCGGTTCGGGCTTCACCAACGAAGCCGACGAGATTACGCAGGCCGAAATCGCCGAGATCCAGCAGATCATGCAGGATGTCTACGGCTATGAGGCTGGCACCATTCTGTCGTCGATCCCGCGCAGCACGGAACGTTTCCTTGCGCGTCTCGATGCCAACATCTCCGACGATCACCGCGTTGCGTTCAACTACCAGCGCACCCGCGAAGACTTCGTGACTCCGCAGAATACCAATGCGCGCTTCAACGAACTCGGCCTGTCGTCGAACTACTACCAGTCGGGTAACGAGATCGACTCCTACTCGCTGCGTTTCTTCAGCGACTGGTCGGACAATTTCTCGACCGAAGTCCGTCTCTCGCGCATCGAGAACAAGGACCTCCAGGACAGCCTCAACGGTGTCGACTTCCAGCAGTTCGAAGTCGTGACCCCGAGCGGCGGTTCGGTCTTCCTCGGCCCCGACAGTTTCCGTCAGGCGAACGACCTGCGCACCAAGACCACCCAGGCGAAGGTTGCCGGTTTCCTCACCGCAGGCGATCACACCTTCACCATCGGCGGTGAATATGACAACTTCGACGTCTTCAACCTGTTCATCCAGGATGCGAACGGCACCGCCGTGTTCGACAGCTTCGATGCGCTGCGCAACCAGACGCCGGACGATTTCGACTTCCGTGGCTCGCCCACGGGCAACCGCGACGATGCGGCAGCGATCTTCGATCGTTCGATCTTCAGCTTCTACATCCAGGACGAGTGGCTCGCCACGCCGGCCCTGACGCTGCAGGCCGGCCTCCGCTACGACTTCTATGATGGTAACGGTCGTCCGGTTTACAACGAGACCTTCGTTGAGCGTTATGGTTTTTCCAACTCGAACGCTTTCGACAAGCTCGATGTGCTGCAGCCGCGCTTCGGCTTCCGCTACGACGCAGGCAATCTGGGCCTCGCAGGTGACACGGTCATCCGTGGCGGCGTCGGCATCTTCTCGGGCGGTGACCCGTCCGTGATCTTCTCCAATAGCTTCACCAACAACGGTGTCGCTCTGGACGATATCGACGAACGCGACCTGCCTGATGGCTTCACCACCGACGGCTTCAGCCCGCCGACTGGCGCGCAGGCCCTGCTGGTTGCGGGTGACGGCGAAGTGAACGCCATCGATCCCGACTTCGAAATCCCGCGCTTCCTGCGTGCGAACCTCGGCTTCGACCACATCTTCGACTTTGGCCCGCGCCTGATGCTCGACTATATCTACTCGAAGTCGTACGATCCGCTCTTCGTGCAGGATTTGACTTTGGCACAGACCGGTACTGCCCCCGACGGCCGTCCGCTCTATCGCCAGGTCGATTTTTCCGACCCGGATTGCGCCACCAACCCCGGCGTCTCGTCGGTCTGCCGCGGTCGCTTCACCAGCGACTATCTGCTGACCAATGGCGAAGGCGGCGAAGCGCATGTCTTTAGCGCATCGCTTAGCGATCGCTGGTATCAGGACAACGGCCCGCTCGGCATCGGAGGTAGCTGGACGCTCGCATATTCGTTCCAGGATGCGACCGAAATCCAGCCGCTCACCTCGAGCCGTGCCGTTTCGAACTACGGCAACTTCTCGAAGATCGACGTGAACAACCCGGAAGCCGGCAATGCAAACGCATCGCGTGCGCACAACGCCATCTTCCGGTTGAACCTGGAGAAGGACTTCTTCGGTGAGAACACCACCGACCTGACCTTCTTCCTGAAGTATCGCAGCGGTCAGCCTTACAGCTACAACTTCGACACTTCGGTTGCTCGCGGCTTCTTCTGCTCGGACGGCACGGACATCAACCCGTTCGGCGACAGCCGCTGCTTCGAAGACCGTGTGCTCCTCTACGTGCCGGCTGAAGGTGATGCGAATGTTACCTATGCCGACGGCTTCGACCTTGAGGCGTTCAACTCGTTTATCGCCGAAAGCGGCCTCGACGAGTATCGCGGTCAGATTGTCGGCCGTAACGAGTTCCGCTCGGACGATTACTGGGATCTGGACCTGCGTCTGTCGCAGGAACTCCCCGGTTTCTTTGGCAGTGACCGGTTCAAGTTCATCTTCGACGTCGAGAATGCTTTGAACCTGATCAACAGCAGCTGGAATACGCTGCGCCAGGTTGGCTTCGAGTATAATCAGCCGGTGGTTGCGACGACGATCGATCCCGTGACAGGAAACTACGTTTTCGAATCGTTCGATGACCCGCGTGACCCGGATACTGGCGAAATCGAGCAGCGGGCGGCGCGCTCGCCGTCAGTATGGCAGATCCAGTTCGGTCTGACCTACGAGTTCTAA